One window of Sphingobium sp. HWE2-09 genomic DNA carries:
- the cysN gene encoding sulfate adenylyltransferase subunit CysN: MTDTIADPIYKTDALIAEDIDQYLKVHEHKTMLRFITCGSVDDGKSTLIGRLLYDSKMIFEDQLAALEADSKKVGTQGQEIDFALLVDGLAAEREQGITIDVAYRFFATEKRKFIVADTPGHEQYTRNMVTGASTADLAVILIDARKGILTQTRRHSYLAHLIGIRNIVLAVNKMDLVGYDQVVFDGIVKDYAEFARSIGITAFTPMPISGFKGDNITGPSANTPWYKGPALIEHLETVEVNSAADADKPFRMAVQWVNRPNLDFRGFSGQIATGSVKPGDAIRVLPSGKTSTITRIVTLDGDLDQAVAGQSVTLCFADEVDCSRGNVIAASDNPPQAADQFEATIVWMADEEMLPGRSYWLKLGTQTVTATVQQPKYQVNVNTMEHLAAKTLELNAIGVANLSTDKQVVFEPYAANRTLGGFILIDKITNATVAAGMLHFSLRRAQNVHWQSTDISRDFHAGLKNQKPVVLWFTGLSGAGKSTIANLVEKKLARMNRHTFLLDGDNVRHGLNKDLGFTDADRVENIRRVGEVAKLMTDAGLIVITAFISPFRAERDMVRSMMQPGEFIEVHIDTTLADAEARDVKGLYKKARSGQLKNFTGIDSPYEAPEDPEIHVDTSVMTAEEAAEAIVARLIP; this comes from the coding sequence ATGACCGACACTATCGCCGACCCCATCTACAAGACCGACGCCCTGATTGCAGAGGATATCGACCAGTATCTCAAGGTCCATGAGCATAAGACGATGCTGCGCTTCATCACCTGCGGGTCGGTGGATGACGGCAAGTCGACGCTGATCGGGCGGTTGCTCTACGACAGCAAGATGATCTTCGAGGATCAACTGGCCGCGCTGGAGGCGGACAGCAAGAAGGTCGGCACGCAGGGGCAGGAGATCGACTTCGCCCTGCTGGTCGATGGTCTGGCCGCCGAGCGCGAACAGGGCATCACGATCGACGTCGCCTATCGCTTCTTCGCCACCGAAAAGCGCAAGTTCATCGTCGCCGACACCCCCGGCCACGAACAATATACGCGCAATATGGTGACCGGCGCATCGACCGCCGACCTGGCCGTCATCCTCATCGATGCGCGCAAGGGTATCCTGACGCAAACCCGCCGCCACAGCTATCTCGCCCACCTGATCGGCATCCGCAACATCGTGCTGGCGGTGAACAAGATGGACCTGGTCGGCTATGACCAGGTGGTGTTCGACGGCATCGTCAAGGATTATGCCGAGTTCGCCCGCTCGATCGGCATCACGGCCTTTACGCCGATGCCGATTTCCGGGTTCAAGGGCGACAATATCACTGGTCCCAGCGCGAACACGCCCTGGTATAAGGGACCAGCGCTGATCGAGCATCTGGAAACGGTGGAGGTCAACAGCGCGGCGGATGCGGACAAGCCGTTCCGCATGGCGGTGCAGTGGGTCAATCGCCCCAATCTCGACTTCCGCGGCTTTTCCGGCCAGATTGCGACCGGATCGGTCAAGCCCGGCGATGCCATCCGCGTACTGCCATCGGGCAAGACCAGTACGATCACGCGGATCGTGACGCTGGACGGCGACCTGGATCAGGCCGTTGCTGGGCAGTCGGTGACGCTCTGCTTTGCGGATGAGGTCGATTGTTCGCGCGGTAACGTGATCGCCGCGTCCGACAATCCGCCCCAGGCCGCCGACCAGTTCGAAGCGACGATTGTGTGGATGGCGGACGAGGAGATGTTGCCGGGCCGGTCCTACTGGCTCAAGCTGGGCACGCAGACGGTGACTGCGACGGTGCAGCAGCCCAAATATCAGGTCAACGTCAATACGATGGAGCATCTGGCGGCCAAGACGCTGGAGTTGAACGCCATCGGTGTCGCCAACCTGTCGACCGACAAGCAGGTGGTGTTCGAACCCTATGCGGCGAACCGGACGCTGGGCGGCTTCATCCTGATCGACAAGATCACCAACGCCACCGTGGCGGCGGGGATGTTGCACTTCAGCCTGCGCCGCGCGCAGAACGTCCATTGGCAATCGACCGACATCAGCCGCGATTTCCATGCGGGCCTGAAGAACCAGAAGCCGGTCGTGCTGTGGTTCACCGGGCTGTCGGGGGCAGGCAAATCGACCATCGCCAATCTGGTGGAAAAGAAGCTGGCGCGGATGAACCGCCATACCTTCCTGCTGGACGGCGACAATGTCCGCCATGGGCTGAACAAGGATCTGGGCTTCACCGATGCCGACCGGGTGGAAAATATCCGCCGCGTGGGCGAGGTAGCGAAGCTGATGACCGACGCAGGGTTGATCGTTATCACCGCCTTCATCTCCCCCTTCCGCGCGGAGCGGGACATGGTGCGCAGCATGATGCAGCCCGGCGAGTTTATCGAGGTGCATATCGATACGACGCTGGCCGATGCCGAGGCGCGCGACGTGAAGGGTCTGTATAAGAAGGCGCGATCGGGGCAGCTCAAGAACTTCACCGGGATCGACAGCCCCTATGAAGCGCCTGAAGATCCGGAAATCCATGTGGATACGTCGGTCATGACCGCCGAGGAAGCGGCCGAGGCCATCGTCGCGCGGCTCATTCCATGA
- a CDS encoding Lrp/AsnC family transcriptional regulator: protein MGSSIDQMDRAILRLLKLNARRSNAEIAAEVGLSPSACHRRIRQLEASGSIRGYTMVAGGRDETAVVNVLVQVTLDRQTEDFLARFEHAVRQCPEIRECFLMTGAVDYWLRVEADSVDAYERIHSEILSRMPGVTRINSSIAMRDALRPRRGKG from the coding sequence ATGGGCAGCAGTATCGATCAGATGGACCGTGCGATCCTGCGCCTGCTCAAACTCAATGCCCGGCGCTCCAACGCGGAGATCGCGGCGGAGGTCGGCCTGTCCCCGTCCGCCTGCCATCGGCGTATCCGGCAGTTGGAGGCAAGCGGTTCTATTCGCGGTTATACCATGGTCGCGGGCGGGCGCGACGAAACCGCGGTCGTCAATGTGCTGGTGCAAGTGACGCTGGATCGGCAGACCGAGGATTTTCTGGCCCGCTTCGAACATGCGGTGCGCCAATGCCCGGAAATTCGCGAATGTTTCCTGATGACCGGTGCGGTCGATTATTGGTTGCGGGTGGAGGCGGATAGCGTCGACGCTTATGAACGCATCCATAGCGAAATATTGTCGCGCATGCCGGGCGTCACCCGCATCAATTCCAGCATCGCCATGCGTGACGCGCTGCGTCCCCGACGTGGCAAGGGGTGA
- a CDS encoding 3'(2'),5'-bisphosphate nucleotidase CysQ — protein MSAALSDAALAAHLADIAGRLLLDVRASGLFTAKALGKAGDQTANQFLCHALREQRPEDGLLSEEEKDNADRLAKSRVWIVDPVDGTREYGEERGDWAVHVGLAIDGQPVIGAVALPGMDGGRVLRSDQPVALPPAPDKLRMVVSRTRPAAEAVAVSEKLNAELVPMGSAGAKAMAIILGQADIYLHSGGQYEWDSMAPVAVALAHGLHCSRIDGSPLVYNQRDVYLPDLLICRQEHAATVLNLI, from the coding sequence ATGAGCGCGGCGCTGTCCGACGCCGCGCTGGCGGCGCATCTGGCCGACATAGCGGGTCGCCTGCTGCTGGACGTGCGGGCTTCGGGCTTGTTCACGGCCAAGGCGCTGGGCAAGGCGGGCGACCAGACCGCCAACCAGTTTCTATGCCATGCGCTGCGCGAACAGCGGCCCGAGGATGGGCTGTTGTCCGAAGAGGAAAAGGACAATGCCGATCGTCTGGCCAAGAGCCGGGTGTGGATCGTCGATCCGGTCGATGGCACCCGCGAATATGGCGAAGAGCGCGGCGATTGGGCCGTACATGTCGGGCTGGCGATCGACGGACAACCGGTCATCGGCGCGGTCGCCTTGCCGGGCATGGATGGCGGCCGGGTGCTGCGATCGGATCAGCCCGTCGCCCTGCCGCCTGCGCCAGACAAGCTGCGCATGGTGGTCAGCCGCACGCGCCCTGCCGCCGAAGCGGTGGCAGTCTCGGAGAAGTTGAACGCCGAACTGGTGCCGATGGGATCGGCCGGGGCCAAGGCGATGGCGATCATCCTGGGGCAGGCCGACATCTATCTCCATTCGGGCGGCCAATATGAATGGGACAGCATGGCGCCGGTCGCCGTCGCGCTGGCCCATGGCCTGCATTGTTCGCGGATCGACGGTTCGCCGTTGGTCTATAATCAGCGCGACGTTTATCTGCCCGACCTGCTGATCTGCCGACAGGAGCATGCCGCGACGGTGTTGAATTTGATCTGA
- the alr gene encoding alanine racemase, which translates to MQDGTAATLRIDLGALVANYQLIARRVAPAAVAGVVKADAYGLGAIAISRALLAAGCRHFFVAHLCEATALKPHLPTDTPLYILNGLPPGTEAACAALGAIPVLNALAQIDAWAALSHLQGRSLPAVIQVDTGMSRLGLTPDELAILRDQPHRLDGIDLHLVMSHLACADHPFDDVNQHQRRAFDAIARQFPGVPRSLDNSGGAMTPDVQHGDVVRAGIALYGGAPHDAPNPMRAVITLDAYIVQLRTVPAGAGVGYGLTHRCERTSHIATVSVGYADGWPRHLSNRGSAYIGGVHVPIVGRVSMDSMALDVTDVPDHLLYPGAPVELIGPHQTIDDVAAQADTISYEILTRLGHRYDRLYLPVDNRNAPQ; encoded by the coding sequence ATGCAGGATGGGACAGCGGCAACCTTGCGCATCGATCTGGGCGCGCTGGTGGCCAATTATCAGTTGATCGCGCGTCGGGTCGCTCCGGCCGCGGTGGCGGGCGTGGTGAAGGCGGATGCCTATGGCCTGGGCGCTATCGCCATATCCCGCGCGCTGCTCGCCGCGGGCTGCCGTCACTTCTTCGTGGCGCATCTGTGCGAGGCTACAGCGCTCAAGCCGCATCTGCCGACGGACACTCCGCTCTATATCCTGAACGGTTTGCCACCGGGCACCGAAGCCGCCTGCGCGGCGCTGGGCGCCATACCCGTTCTCAATGCCCTGGCGCAGATCGACGCCTGGGCCGCCCTGTCCCATCTGCAGGGTCGCTCGCTCCCCGCCGTCATCCAGGTCGACACCGGCATGTCGCGCCTGGGCCTCACGCCTGACGAACTGGCGATCCTGCGCGACCAGCCGCACCGGCTCGACGGCATCGACCTGCACCTGGTCATGAGCCATCTCGCCTGCGCGGATCATCCGTTCGACGATGTCAACCAGCATCAGCGCCGGGCCTTCGACGCGATCGCGCGCCAATTTCCCGGCGTCCCCCGCTCGCTAGACAATTCGGGTGGCGCGATGACGCCCGACGTGCAGCATGGCGATGTCGTCCGCGCCGGAATCGCCCTCTATGGCGGCGCCCCGCATGACGCGCCCAACCCAATGCGCGCCGTAATCACGCTGGACGCCTATATCGTGCAATTGCGCACCGTCCCGGCGGGGGCAGGCGTGGGCTATGGCCTCACCCATCGCTGCGAACGGACATCGCATATCGCGACTGTCTCGGTCGGCTATGCCGATGGCTGGCCGCGTCACCTCAGCAATCGCGGCAGCGCCTATATCGGCGGCGTCCATGTGCCGATCGTCGGCCGGGTGTCGATGGACAGCATGGCGCTCGACGTCACGGACGTGCCCGATCACCTGCTCTATCCCGGCGCGCCGGTCGAACTGATCGGCCCGCACCAGACGATCGACGATGTCGCGGCGCAGGCGGACACGATCAGCTACGAAATATTGACCCGCCTCGGCCATCGTTACGATCGCCTTTATCTGCCCGTCGACAACAGGAACGCTCCGCAATGA
- the cysD gene encoding sulfate adenylyltransferase subunit CysD, whose translation MVDAKTLTHLERLEAESIHILREVVAEAEKPVMLYSVGKDSAVMLHLARKAFYPSPPPFPLLHVDTTWKFQEMYKLRDRMAQESGMELLVYQNPEAAERGINPFDHGALHTDMWKTEGLKQALNLYGFDAAFGGARRDEEKSRAKERIFSFRTASHGWDPKNQRPELWNLYNARKNKGESIRIFPISNWTELDIWQYIHLNDVPIVPLYFADTRPTVERDGMLLMVDDDRFPLQPGEEPVMRSIRFRTLGCYPLTGAVESTAKTLPEVIQETLLTTTSERQGRAIDKDAGGAGMEKKKQEGYF comes from the coding sequence ATGGTGGACGCGAAGACCCTGACCCATTTGGAGCGACTGGAGGCCGAGAGCATCCACATATTGCGCGAGGTGGTAGCCGAAGCCGAAAAGCCGGTGATGCTCTATAGCGTCGGCAAGGACAGCGCGGTGATGCTGCATCTGGCGCGCAAGGCTTTCTACCCTTCGCCCCCGCCCTTCCCGCTGCTGCATGTCGATACGACCTGGAAATTCCAGGAGATGTACAAGCTGCGCGATCGTATGGCGCAGGAAAGCGGCATGGAATTGCTGGTCTATCAGAACCCCGAAGCGGCCGAGCGCGGCATCAACCCGTTCGACCATGGCGCGCTGCATACCGACATGTGGAAGACCGAAGGTTTGAAGCAGGCGCTCAATCTCTATGGCTTCGACGCGGCCTTTGGCGGTGCGCGGCGCGATGAGGAAAAGAGCCGGGCGAAGGAGCGCATCTTCTCCTTCCGCACTGCTTCGCATGGCTGGGATCCCAAGAACCAGCGGCCCGAATTATGGAACCTCTACAACGCCCGCAAGAATAAGGGCGAGAGCATCCGCATCTTTCCGATCAGCAATTGGACCGAACTGGATATCTGGCAATATATCCATCTGAACGACGTGCCGATCGTGCCGCTCTATTTCGCGGACACTCGCCCGACGGTGGAGCGCGACGGCATGTTGCTGATGGTCGATGACGATCGCTTCCCGTTGCAGCCCGGCGAAGAGCCAGTGATGCGGTCGATCCGCTTCCGCACGCTGGGTTGCTATCCGCTGACCGGCGCGGTCGAAAGCACGGCCAAGACGCTGCCGGAAGTGATCCAGGAAACGCTGTTGACGACCACGTCGGAACGGCAGGGCCGCGCAATCGACAAGGATGCCGGTGGCGCGGGCATGGAGAAGAAGAAGCAGGAGGGTTATTTTTGA
- a CDS encoding bifunctional sugar phosphate isomerase/epimerase/4-hydroxyphenylpyruvate dioxygenase family protein, with amino-acid sequence MSPARPRNAIATVSLRGTLKEKLQAAAAAGFAGVEIFENDLIGSALAPRDVRAMLDDLGLACMLYQPFRDFEGMPDGLRQRAFDRAQAKFDLMDELGADRILFCSNCHPAALGDRQRIVDDFRALGDIAGERDIIVGYEALAWGRHVSDHRDAWAIVEAVDHPNIGMILDSFHSLSRRIPSESIWAIPGDKIAFVQLADAPLLDMDLLYWSRHFRNLPGQGGLDVAGFVAAILRTGYDGPLSLEIFNDRFRSNAARLVAEDGHRSLDYVRDAAQRLIGQPTAMPAPQPALGCAFVEFTADGGDAARLGDSFAAMGFARVGEHRHKKVTRWRQGGVNLIVNAEAKGFASAYRAAQGTAICAIGVRVRDKAAVLARAAALGIKAYSPEGRPGRMAMPALRGVGGSLVYLINADEVEGLWAREFRPVDGADDAVGADTRGIDHLAAVVHNDEFLSWQLYWRALFGLEARAAQDVIDPSGLVHSQALQSGDGAFRVTINASDARETLSSRFLDHGFGGGYQHVALTTDDIFATAQALRDGGAAMLAIPANYYADLGARFGLDPAVVARMADLGILYDEDGEGAGFWQLYSRAFDKLFFFEFVQRADGYGGYGAPNAGVRLAAQNRFRPEATPAAIL; translated from the coding sequence ATGTCCCCCGCCCGCCCCCGCAACGCTATCGCCACCGTATCCCTGCGCGGGACGCTGAAGGAGAAATTGCAGGCCGCCGCTGCCGCCGGATTTGCCGGGGTGGAGATTTTCGAGAATGACCTGATCGGTTCGGCCCTGGCTCCACGGGACGTGCGGGCGATGCTGGACGATCTGGGGCTGGCCTGTATGCTCTATCAGCCGTTCCGCGATTTCGAGGGGATGCCGGACGGTCTGCGCCAGCGCGCGTTCGACCGGGCGCAGGCCAAGTTCGACCTGATGGACGAACTGGGCGCAGATCGTATCCTCTTCTGTTCGAACTGCCATCCCGCCGCGCTGGGCGATCGGCAGCGCATCGTGGATGATTTCCGCGCGCTGGGCGATATTGCCGGGGAGCGCGACATTATCGTTGGCTATGAGGCGCTGGCCTGGGGACGGCATGTGAGCGACCATCGCGATGCCTGGGCAATCGTGGAGGCGGTCGATCATCCGAACATCGGCATGATCCTCGACAGTTTCCATTCGCTGTCGCGGCGGATACCGAGCGAGAGCATCTGGGCGATACCGGGTGACAAGATCGCCTTCGTCCAGCTGGCCGATGCACCGTTGCTGGACATGGACCTGCTCTATTGGAGCCGCCATTTCCGCAACCTGCCGGGCCAGGGCGGGTTGGACGTGGCGGGGTTCGTGGCGGCAATATTGCGGACCGGCTATGACGGGCCGCTGAGCCTGGAAATTTTCAACGACCGCTTCCGGTCCAATGCCGCGCGGCTGGTGGCGGAGGATGGTCATCGCTCGCTCGACTATGTGCGCGATGCTGCGCAGCGGCTGATCGGCCAGCCGACCGCCATGCCTGCGCCGCAACCGGCGCTCGGCTGCGCATTCGTGGAGTTCACCGCCGATGGTGGCGATGCGGCGCGGTTGGGCGACAGTTTTGCGGCGATGGGTTTCGCGCGCGTCGGCGAACATCGGCACAAGAAGGTGACGCGCTGGCGGCAGGGCGGCGTTAACCTGATCGTCAATGCAGAAGCGAAGGGTTTCGCCAGCGCGTATCGCGCGGCGCAGGGGACGGCGATTTGCGCGATCGGGGTGCGGGTGCGCGACAAGGCGGCGGTGCTGGCGCGCGCGGCCGCTTTGGGCATCAAGGCATACAGCCCGGAAGGGCGGCCGGGGCGGATGGCGATGCCAGCGCTGCGTGGGGTTGGCGGCAGCCTGGTCTATCTGATCAATGCCGACGAGGTCGAAGGATTGTGGGCGCGCGAGTTCAGGCCGGTGGACGGAGCGGATGACGCGGTCGGCGCGGATACGCGGGGCATCGATCATCTGGCGGCCGTGGTCCATAATGACGAGTTCCTGTCCTGGCAGCTTTACTGGCGCGCGCTGTTCGGGCTGGAGGCGCGGGCGGCGCAGGATGTGATCGACCCGTCGGGGCTGGTGCATAGCCAGGCGCTGCAATCGGGCGACGGCGCGTTTCGGGTGACGATCAATGCGTCGGATGCGCGGGAGACATTGTCGTCCCGCTTCCTGGACCATGGCTTTGGCGGGGGATATCAGCATGTCGCGCTGACCACCGACGACATCTTCGCGACGGCGCAGGCGTTGCGGGACGGCGGCGCGGCGATGCTGGCGATCCCGGCCAACTATTATGCCGACCTGGGCGCGCGGTTCGGCCTGGACCCGGCGGTGGTGGCGCGTATGGCGGACCTTGGCATATTATATGACGAGGATGGCGAGGGGGCGGGTTTCTGGCAGCTCTATAGCCGGGCGTTCGACAAGCTGTTCTTCTTCGAATTCGTGCAGCGGGCCGATGGCTATGGCGGCTATGGCGCGCCCAATGCCGGGGTGCGGCTGGCGGCGCAGAACAGGTTTCGGCCGGAGGCGACGCCCGCCGCGATCCTGTAG
- a CDS encoding CoA-acylating methylmalonate-semialdehyde dehydrogenase encodes MRSISHFIHGKSVSFPGARLSDVLDPSTGTVQAQVELATPLQLQQAMDSALSAQPDWAATNPQRRARVMFRYRELIEANLDELARMLSSEHGKVIADAKGDIQRGLEVVEFACGIPHLLKGDYTEGAGPGIDVYSVRQPLGIVAGITPFNFPAMIPLWMSAMAIACGNAFILKPSERDPSVPVRLAELALEAGLPEGILNVVHGDKEIVDAILDHPDIKAVSFVGSSDIANYVYQRAAANGKRAQCMGGAKNHGIILPDADMDQAVADIVGAAYGSAGERCMALPVVTPVGEATAEIFRTKLIAAIETLRPGIPSDPDAQYGPLVTGQHKARVESYIQMAADEGAEIVVDGRGFQLQGYEDGFYLAPTLIDRVTPDMKSYQDEIFGPVLQILRAETFEQALSYPSKHQYGNGVAIFTRNGDYARKFAAQVEVGMVGINVPIPVPVAYHSFGGWKRSGFGDLDQYGEDGVRFYTRNKKITQRWPTGGAVVDQSFVIPTMK; translated from the coding sequence ATGCGTTCCATCAGCCATTTCATCCATGGGAAAAGCGTATCCTTTCCCGGCGCGCGCCTGTCCGACGTGCTGGACCCGTCGACCGGCACCGTGCAGGCGCAGGTCGAACTCGCCACCCCGTTGCAATTGCAGCAGGCGATGGATTCCGCTTTGTCGGCGCAGCCAGACTGGGCCGCCACCAACCCGCAGCGGCGCGCGCGGGTGATGTTCCGCTATCGCGAACTGATCGAAGCCAATCTGGACGAACTGGCCCGTATGCTGTCGTCCGAACATGGCAAGGTGATCGCCGACGCGAAGGGCGATATCCAGCGCGGGCTGGAAGTCGTGGAGTTCGCCTGCGGTATCCCGCATCTGTTGAAGGGCGACTATACCGAAGGCGCCGGGCCGGGCATCGATGTCTATTCGGTGCGCCAGCCGCTGGGCATCGTGGCGGGCATCACGCCGTTCAACTTCCCCGCGATGATCCCGCTATGGATGAGCGCGATGGCGATCGCGTGCGGCAACGCCTTCATCCTCAAGCCATCCGAACGTGATCCGTCGGTGCCGGTGCGGCTGGCCGAACTGGCGCTGGAGGCGGGCCTGCCCGAGGGCATCCTGAACGTGGTGCATGGCGACAAGGAGATTGTGGACGCGATCCTGGATCATCCCGATATCAAGGCGGTCAGTTTTGTGGGATCGTCCGACATCGCCAACTATGTCTATCAGCGCGCCGCCGCCAACGGCAAGCGGGCGCAATGCATGGGCGGGGCGAAGAATCATGGCATCATCCTGCCCGACGCGGACATGGACCAGGCGGTCGCCGATATCGTCGGCGCCGCCTATGGGTCGGCGGGCGAACGCTGCATGGCTTTGCCGGTGGTGACGCCGGTGGGTGAAGCGACGGCCGAGATTTTCCGCACCAAGCTGATCGCCGCGATCGAGACGCTGCGGCCCGGCATTCCGAGCGATCCCGACGCGCAATATGGTCCGCTCGTCACCGGGCAGCATAAGGCGCGGGTGGAAAGCTATATCCAGATGGCGGCGGACGAAGGCGCGGAGATCGTGGTCGATGGACGCGGCTTCCAGTTGCAGGGTTATGAGGATGGCTTCTACCTGGCGCCCACGCTGATCGACCGGGTCACGCCGGACATGAAAAGCTATCAGGACGAGATTTTCGGGCCGGTGTTGCAGATATTGCGGGCCGAGACGTTCGAGCAGGCGCTGAGCTATCCGAGCAAGCATCAATATGGCAATGGCGTCGCGATCTTCACCCGCAATGGTGATTATGCCCGCAAGTTCGCGGCGCAGGTGGAAGTCGGCATGGTCGGCATCAACGTGCCGATCCCGGTGCCGGTGGCCTATCACAGCTTTGGCGGGTGGAAGCGGTCGGGCTTTGGCGATCTCGACCAATATGGCGAGGATGGCGTGCGTTTCTATACCCGCAACAAGAAGATCACCCAGCGCTGGCCGACCGGCGGCGCGGTGGTGGACCAGAGCTTCGTCATTCCGACGATGAAATAA
- a CDS encoding LysR family transcriptional regulator — protein MLNSDELRLFLAVMREGNMLAAARRIGVDHSTVARRMNAMERTLGARLFDRSPRGVMPTPAAFALVGHAERIESELLAAISSVEGRDRDIEGMVRLATPEACAAHLVAPHVAALRARHPRLTLELASESRAASLSKREADIAVMLNPPPRGRLVTRKLVDYRIALYASRAYLEREGAPATRADLARHGFISYIEDLAGFPEMIALDELLPSAHVRFRASSSAAQHEAVAAGMGMGMLHVFASAQDDRLVQILPTEMEVRRSYWLVMHADMEGLPRVRAVVDFLDDVMRSMHDRL, from the coding sequence ATGCTGAATTCCGACGAACTGCGCCTGTTCCTGGCCGTCATGCGCGAAGGCAATATGCTGGCGGCCGCCCGTCGCATCGGCGTGGACCATAGCACGGTCGCGCGCCGCATGAACGCGATGGAGCGCACGCTGGGCGCGCGCCTGTTCGACCGATCGCCCCGCGGCGTGATGCCGACACCCGCCGCCTTCGCGCTTGTCGGCCATGCCGAACGGATCGAAAGCGAATTGCTGGCGGCGATCAGCAGCGTGGAAGGCCGCGATCGCGACATCGAAGGCATGGTGCGCCTGGCAACGCCGGAGGCCTGCGCCGCGCATCTGGTCGCCCCCCATGTCGCGGCGTTACGCGCCCGCCACCCGCGCCTGACGCTGGAACTCGCGTCGGAAAGCCGGGCCGCCAGCCTGTCCAAGCGCGAGGCGGATATCGCGGTCATGCTTAATCCCCCGCCAAGGGGGCGGCTGGTCACCCGCAAGCTGGTCGATTATCGCATCGCCCTCTACGCCTCGCGGGCCTATCTGGAGCGGGAAGGGGCGCCAGCGACCCGCGCCGACCTCGCCCGCCATGGCTTCATATCCTATATCGAGGATCTGGCCGGCTTCCCTGAAATGATCGCACTCGATGAGCTATTGCCCAGCGCCCACGTCCGCTTCCGCGCCAGTTCCAGCGCGGCCCAGCATGAAGCTGTGGCGGCAGGCATGGGCATGGGCATGCTCCACGTCTTCGCCTCCGCACAGGACGATCGCCTGGTCCAGATATTGCCGACCGAGATGGAAGTGCGCCGCAGCTACTGGCTGGTGATGCACGCGGATATGGAAGGATTGCCGCGGGTTCGGGCCGTGGTCGATTTCCTGGACGACGTCATGCGATCGATGCACGATCGCCTCTGA